The following are encoded in a window of Danio aesculapii chromosome 12, fDanAes4.1, whole genome shotgun sequence genomic DNA:
- the LOC130238778 gene encoding 5-hydroxytryptamine receptor 7, translating to MISALTKDRVQSLMNSLTSEVMDVSFFNKIHDTTTTYSPTPSYMDNGTRCGEPILNYGHVEKVLIGGVLTMLTFLTVCGNLLVVISVCFVKKLKQPSNYLIVSLAVADLSVAVVVMPFVSITDLIGGQWIFGRVFCNVFIAMDVMCCTASIMTLCVISIDRYLGITKPLTYPVRQSGKCMAKIVLSVWLLSASITLPPLFGWAQNVNDDNVCLISQDLGYTIYSTAVAFYIPMSVMLIMYYRIYRVAKDSAAKHTIAGFPKAEDEESVNCVTAALKLQREVEECVSFSRLLKSDRKNISIFKREQKAAATLGIVVGAFAVCWMPFFLLSTARPFICGVQCSCVPLWVERTLLWLGYANSLINPFIYAFFNRDLRTTYHNLIRCRYRNINRKLSAASMHEALKLAERPDLVL from the exons ATGATCTCAGCACTGACGAAGGATCGCGTTCAGTCACTTATGAATAGTTTGACATCTGAAGTGATGGACGTGAGTTTTTTTAATAAGATCCACGACACCACTACAACTTACTCTCCGACTCCAAGTTACATGGACAACGGGACCCGATGCGGAGAGCCGATTTTGAACTACGGACATGTCGAGAAAGTGCTCATCGGAGGGGTTTTGACCATGCTTACGTTTTTAACAGTTTGCGGGAATCTGCTGGTGGTCATCTCCGTATGTTTTGTGAAGAAACTGAAGCAACCTTCTAATTATTTAATCGTTTCTCTAGCTGTTGCAGACCTGTCTGTGGCGGTGGTTGTAATGCCGTTTGTCAGCATCACTGATCTCATAGGAGGACAGTGGATCTTCGGTCGTGTTTTCTGCAATGTGTTTATAGCCATGGATGTGATGTGCTGTACCGCTTCAATAATGACACTGTGTGTCATTAGCATAGACAG GTACCTGGGCATCACTAAGCCACTGACGTATCCCGTGAGACAGAGTGGAAAGTGCATGGCCAAAATAGTGCTGTCTGTATGGCTTCTCTCGGCCTCCATCACCCTTCCCCCACTGTTCGGATGGGCTCAGAATGTCAACGACGACAACGTGTGTCTGATCAGCCAGGACCTGGGCTACACTATATACTCCACTGCCGTGGCCTTCTACATCCCTATGTCCGTGATGCTCATTATGTACTACCGGATATACAGGGTGGCGAAGGATAGTGCCGCCAAACACACAATCGCTGGCTTTCCTAAAGCAGAAGATGAGGAAAGCGTGAACTGTGTTACTGCAGCCTTGAAACTGCAGCGTGAGGTGGAGGAGTGCGTGAGCTTTTCTCGCCTTCTCAAAAGTGACCGTAAAAACATCTCCATCTTTAAAAGAGAGCAGAAGGCAGCCGCCACCCTCGGGATTGTTGTAGGGGCTTTCGCCGTCTGCTGGATGCCTTTCTTTCTGCTGTCCACAGCGCGTCCCTTCATCTGCGGCGTGCAGTGTAGTTGCGTGCCTTTGTGGGTGGAGAGGACGCTCCTGTGGCTTGGTTATGCCAACTCGCTTATCaacccatttatttatgcatttttcaaCAGAGATCTCAGGACAACTTACCACAATCTCATCCGCTGCCGATATCGAAACATCAACCGCAAGCTGTCAGCAGCCAGCATGCACGAGGCTTTGAAACTAGCCGAGAGACCTGACCTGGTGCTGTAG
- the LOC130238610 gene encoding uncharacterized protein LOC130238610 isoform X1, translated as MSLACLSLSAGEASMEALELELEAVESQIRSLETKREGIRALLLTRTRSSEVSVRYNDNLPVSSTPRVSLSRPSAPRTRCTQASFTPTPGYHGPWVQPRKVLARSRGRTSPPPVFEIPTENRFAPLRETGRDVAIIGDSIVRHVRSTSSKGNKVRTFCFPGARVKNISAQIPTILSAAESLGAAVLHVGTNDTGLRQTEILKKDFRSLIETVRRTSPATQIIVSGPLPTYRRGNERFSRLFALNEWLLTWCEEQKLLFANNWNLFWERPRLFRADGLHPSRAGAELLSDNITRILRSI; from the coding sequence atgtcgcttgcgtgtctgtccttgagtgcaggagaggcatcgatggaggcgctggagctggagctggaagcggtggagtcccagattcgctcgctggagacgaagcgagagggcatcagggctctgctcttaacccgtactcgctcgtctgaggtaagtgtccgatacaacgacaatctcccagtttcttcaaccccgcgtgtttctctgtccaggcccagcgcaccgaggacgcggtgcacccaggcgtcgttcacgccgactcccggctaccacggcccctgggtgcaaccgcgtaaggtgcttgccaggtcccggggcagaacgtctcctcctccggtgttcgagatccccacggagaaccgcttcgcccctctccgcgagacgggtcgcgatgttgccatcattggcgactcaatcgtccgccacgtccgctccacttcctccaaaggtaacaaagtacgcactttctgcttccctggtgcccgagttaagaatatttctgcacagatacctactatcctgagcgctgccgagagcctcggtgccgccgtcctccacgtggggacgaacgacaccgggctccggcagacggagatcctgaagaaggacttcaggagcctgatcgagacggttcgacgcacttcgcccgccacgcagatcatcgtttctggaccgcttcctacctaccgccgaggaaatgaaaggttcagtagactttttgctctgaatgaatggctattaacatggtgtgaagaacagaaattgctctttgccaataactggaatcttttctgggagcgtcctaggcttttccgcgctgacgggctgcaccccagtcgagctggagctgaactcctgtcggacaacatcaccagaatacttcgctctatctga
- the LOC130238610 gene encoding uncharacterized protein LOC130238610 isoform X2: MSLACLSLSAGEASMEALELELEAVESQIRSLETKREGIRALLLTRTRSSEVSVRYNDNLPVSSTPRVSLSRPSAPRTRCTQASFTPTPGYHGPWVQPRKVLARSRGRTSPPPVFEIPTENRFAPLRETGRDVAIIGDSIVRHVRSTSSKGNKVRTFCFPGARVKNISAQIPTILSAAESLGAAVLHVGTNDTGLRQTEILKKDFRSLIETVRRTSPATQIIVSGPLPTYRRGNERLFRADGLHPSRAGAELLSDNITRILRSI, encoded by the exons atgtcgcttgcgtgtctgtccttgagtgcaggagaggcatcgatggaggcgctggagctggagctggaagcggtggagtcccagattcgctcgctggagacgaagcgagagggcatcagggctctgctcttaacccgtactcgctcgtctgaggtaagtgtccgatacaacgacaatctcccagtttcttcaaccccgcgtgtttctctgtccaggcccagcgcaccgaggacgcggtgcacccaggcgtcgttcacgccgactcccggctaccacggcccctgggtgcaaccgcgtaaggtgcttgccaggtcccggggcagaacgtctcctcctccggtgttcgagatccccacggagaaccgcttcgcccctctccgcgagacgggtcgcgatgttgccatcattggcgactcaatcgtccgccacgtccgctccacttcctccaaaggtaacaaagtacgcactttctgcttccctggtgcccgagttaagaatatttctgcacagatacctactatcctgagcgctgccgagagcctcggtgccgccgtcctccacgtggggacgaacgacaccgggctccggcagacggagatcctgaagaaggacttcaggagcctgatcgagacggttcgacgcacttcgcccgccacgcagatcatcgtttctggaccgcttcctacctaccgccgaggaaatgaaag gcttttccgcgctgacgggctgcaccccagtcgagctggagctgaactcctgtcggacaacatcaccagaatacttcgctctatctga